TCCATCGATTCGCATTGTTGATCTGGCCCAGGCCATGGCGCCGGGCAAGTCACATCGTGTCATTGGCATCCGCCCAGGCGAAAAGCTGCACGAAATGATGGTGCCGCGTGATGCAGCCTTTCAAACCGTGGAATTCGACGATCATTACGTCATCAAACCCGCTATTCTGTTTACTCAATCGGTGGATTTCCATCGCAACAATTTGACGGAGGTCGGACAGGCGGTGGCCGATGATTTCGAGTACAGCTCAGAAACGAATCCATGGTTTCTGACCGTGGATGAGCTGATCGAGTTGGATCGGGCGGAAGCATGATCCCTTATGGTCGACAAAGCATTTCCGAAGCCGATATCGAGGCAGTTGTCGCCACGTTACGGTCGGATTGGTTGACACAAGGCCCTGCGATCGCTCGTTTCGAATCGACTGTTGCGGCGTATTGTAGTGTGCGTTATGCCGTGGCCGTTTCCAATGCGACTGCGGCGTTGCATCTGGCTTGCCTGGCATTGGGTCTGGGGCCAGGTAAGCGCTTGTGGACATCGCCCAATACCTTTGTCGCATCGGCGAATTGTGGCCGCTACTGTGGTGCCGATATTGATTTTGTTGATATCGATCCGGTCAGCTACAACCTCAGCACCACGGCCTTACAGGCCAAATTGACGCAGGCCGAGGCCGCTGGCACATTGCCAAATGTGCTGGTGCCCGTTCATTTCGCTGGCCAATCCTGTGATATGCAAGCCATTGCTGCCTTGGCCAAACGCCATGGTATCGCCATCATTGAAGATGCTTCACACGCCATTGGTGGTCGATATCAGGGTAAACCTGTCGGCTGTTGCGAATTCTCCGACTGTGCCGTGTTCAGCTTCCATCCGGTCAAGATTGTCACCAGCGGCGAAGGAGGGATGATCCTGACCAATCGGGAGGATCTGTATCGACAGTTGCTCCGATTACGCAGCCATGGCATCACCCGCGAACTGGATGAAATGCATGGCGAGCCGGATGGTGCCTGGTATTACCAACAAATCGAGCTGGGCTTCAATTACCGGATGACGGATCTGCAAGCGGCATTGGGTGCTAGCCAGATGACGCGGATTGATGAATTTGTCGCCCAACGCCGTGAATGGGTTACTGCCTATCGGGCTGCATTGGCCGATCTGCTGTTGCAGTTACCAGATGCATCAGTAGATGGCGAATCTGCATGGCATCTGTTTGTGGTGCAAGTACTGGCCACCAGAGGCCGCAAGGTAGTGTTTGATGCATTGCGACAGGCCGGGATTGGTGTCAACGTGCATTACATTCCGGTGCATCTACAACCCTATTACCGGCAGTTGGGTTTCAAGGCTGGTGATTTCCCGGTGGCAGAGGCCTATTACCAACGGGCGATTTCACTACCGATGTTTCCTACGCTCGACCGTCAAGATTTCCGACATGTGGTCGATAACCTGACTGAAGCACTGAAGGAAGGTTGACACAATGGCTGTTCATTTTGGCAAGCGTAAGGTTGGCGATGGCGAACCTTGTTTTATTACCTACGAAGCCGGCCCCACCCATGACGGCCTAGTATCTGCAAAACGATTGGTCAAGCTGGCCAGCGAGGCCGGTGCCGACGCGGTGAAGTTCCAGATTCTGGATCCAGACCGATTGGTGGCAGACAAAAAACTGTTGTTCAGCTACGAAGTGTTGGTTGACAAGGCCACGGGCAGGCTTGAAACCGTGGAGGAACCCTTATATGACATCCTTTGCCGTCGTTCGATGGGCCATGTCGAATGGCGGGAACTGAAAGCCTATTGCGATGAGCTTGGCTTGGCATTTTTCGCCACGGTTGGGTTTGACGACGAAATCGCCTTGTTGGAAAGCCTACATTGCGATTCGATCAAGATCGCCTCTGCCGATGTCAATCATTTCCCCCTGATCCGCAAAGCGGCTCGTACTGGCATGTGTATTCAGCTGGATACTGGCAATGCCTCGCTAGGTGAGGTTGAACAGGCGGTGGATGTGATTCGCAGTGAAGGCAATGAGAACATCATCATCCACCAATGCCCCAGTGGCTATCCGGCACGGTTGGAAAGCATCAATCTCAATATCATCAAAACCCTGAAGCAGATGTTTCCCTATCCGGTGGCGTTTTCCGACCATACTCCGGGCTGGGAGATGGATGTGGCTGCGTTGGCGGTTGGCGCCAACCTGTTGGAAAAAACCATTACCGAAGACCGCTGCACCCGCAGTGTGGAGCATGTGTTTTCGCTGGAACCGCAAGATATGCGCCAATTCATCCAGACCATTCGCGATGTGGAAACGGCGTTTGGCGGTAATCGGCGCATCTTGCATGCAGAGGAGCTAGCCAAACGCAAACGCATCCGCCGCAGCGTGCACCTGAATCAACCAGTACAGGCCGGGCAGAAGCTGGCTGATGTGGCGGTCGAATTCCGTCGCCCCGGTTTTGGAATTACGCCAGATCAGTACGAAGGCCTATTACAGTGCACTTTCAATCAGGCATTGCCAGTAGGCACTTTGCTGGCACCGGAACACCTTCGTAGTAGTGAGGGTTGAGCAATGAGTTTGCGAATTGGGATCGCCGATTATGGCATCGGCAACATGCGCTCCGTCTGCAATGCCATACTGGCCGCAGGTGGGCAGGCCGATATCGTGACCGATCCAAATGCCTTGCGTCGTTACGATAAGTTGATCCTGCCCGGTGTTGGCGCGTTTGGCGATGCGGCACGCCAGTTGCAGGATAGCGGCATGGCGGCTGCGTTGACGGAGCTGCAGCGAGCAGGCAAGGACATCATGGGTATCTGCCTGGGCATGCAATTGATGTGTATCGATTCCAGTGAAGATGGTTTGCATCAAGGGTTAGGGTGGTTTGATGCCCATGTACGGCGCTTCCCTGATCAGCTGGGCCAGAAGGTGCCACATATCGGCTGGAATGATCTGAGCTTCCCACGCAACCATCCGGTACTGCTTGACCTGACAGCCCATCCCGATGTGTACTTTGTGCACAGTTACCGTGTGGAAGCGACCGATGCCACTGATGTGCTGGCCTGGTGTGACTATGGTGAACCGTTTGCGGCGATGATTGCGCGCGATAATCTGATCGGCATCCAGTTTCATCCGGAAAAGAGCCAACGCATCGGCTTGGCCATCCTCAAGAACTTCATCATCACCCAGACGGCGGTCAGCGTGCCGCGGGAAGCCGAGGCGCTTGCATGCTGAAAAAGCGCCTGATTGCTGTATTGATTCTGCGTGATGGGCAAGTGGTGCAAAGTGTGCGATTCAAACACACCAATGTCATTCATTATGATGCAGTCCATGCTGTTGAGTGCTTCAACAAATGGGCTGTCGATGAATTGGTGATGCTGAATGTCTCGCCTGATGCAGCATCGGCCAAGGGATTTGCTGAGGTGGTGCGAAATATCTCCGGCCAGTGTTTCGTGCCTTTGTCTGCCGGTGGCTGGATCACCGATGCCAGCTATGCAGAAGAACTGCTACGTAGTGGGGCTGACAAGCTGGTCCTCAATACAGCCTTTCATACCCAACCCGAGCTCACCCAGTCGCTGTCTGCCCGTTACGGCAGGCAGTGCATTGTGGCGTCGATGGATGTCAAACAGCACGAATCCGGCCAGGCGACGGTCATGGTCAATCGTGGCCGGGACGATACCGCTATCAGCCCGGTGGAGTGGGCCAAACAGGTTGTGGCATTGGGGGCAGGTGAGATTTTCTTCAATTCCATCGATCACGATGGTGCCCGCAAAGGTTACAACCTACCGATACTGACGGAGGTGTGCCATGCGGTGGATGTGCCGGTGATTGCGTTTGGTGGTGTGTTCACTTGGCAGCACCTGGTCGATGGACTGAATGCTGGCGCGCAGGCCGCTGCTGCGGCCAATATCTTCCACTACACTGAGCATAGCACCCGCAAGGCCAAGCGGTATCTGGTCGAGGCGGGCATTCCAGTCAGGAGCGAATAATATGCGGTACTGCGCCCGTTGTCTTTACCCGGAAAATGCCAAGCCCACCATCATTTTCGACGACGAGGGCGTATGCAGTGGCTGCCGTTACCATGAAAGCCGCAGCCGGCTGGAAGTGGATTGGGCGTCGCGTCTGGGCATGTTGGAGCAAATCCTCGACGAAGCCCGGCGCATGGCCAAGGCCCGTGGCAACTGCCACGATTGCATCATCCCCGTGTCAGGTGGTAAGGATTCGCACTACCAAGTGTGGTTGCTGAAGAAAAAATATGGCATGAACCCGCTGCTGGTCACGTTCAACCATGTCTACAACTCGCCGGCGGGGTTGCGCAACCTGTCCAATCTGGTCGAAAAGTCCGGGTGCGATCTGATCCGCTACACAGCCGGAGTGGATTCGGTACGGCGCCTGTCCCGCTTCATGCTGCAGACCGTGGGTGACTTGACTTGGCACTACCACGGCGGTATCCGTACCTTCCCGTTTCAGGTGGCGGTCAAATACAATATTCCATTGATTGTGTGGGGCGAGCATGGCTTCGCCGAACTGACCGGCATCGTGTCACTGGAGGATTTTGTCGAATTCACCCGCTGGACGCGCAAAGAGCATGACATGCGTGGCTATGAACCGCATGACCTGATCGGCAAGGGCGGCATTACCTTGGGTGACGTGGCACCTTATATCTATCCCAGTGACGAAGAAATCGAAAAGACCGAAGTGCGAGGCATCTATTTGTCCAATTTTGTGGACTGGAATGCCAAGGAGCATGCCGAGCTGATGATCCGCGAATGGGACTTTGCACCGGTAGCATACGAACGGGATCGCAGCTTCAATC
The sequence above is drawn from the Chitinivorax sp. B genome and encodes:
- the pseC gene encoding UDP-4-amino-4,6-dideoxy-N-acetyl-beta-L-altrosamine transaminase; translation: MIPYGRQSISEADIEAVVATLRSDWLTQGPAIARFESTVAAYCSVRYAVAVSNATAALHLACLALGLGPGKRLWTSPNTFVASANCGRYCGADIDFVDIDPVSYNLSTTALQAKLTQAEAAGTLPNVLVPVHFAGQSCDMQAIAALAKRHGIAIIEDASHAIGGRYQGKPVGCCEFSDCAVFSFHPVKIVTSGEGGMILTNREDLYRQLLRLRSHGITRELDEMHGEPDGAWYYQQIELGFNYRMTDLQAALGASQMTRIDEFVAQRREWVTAYRAALADLLLQLPDASVDGESAWHLFVVQVLATRGRKVVFDALRQAGIGVNVHYIPVHLQPYYRQLGFKAGDFPVAEAYYQRAISLPMFPTLDRQDFRHVVDNLTEALKEG
- a CDS encoding N-acetylneuraminate synthase family protein; protein product: MAVHFGKRKVGDGEPCFITYEAGPTHDGLVSAKRLVKLASEAGADAVKFQILDPDRLVADKKLLFSYEVLVDKATGRLETVEEPLYDILCRRSMGHVEWRELKAYCDELGLAFFATVGFDDEIALLESLHCDSIKIASADVNHFPLIRKAARTGMCIQLDTGNASLGEVEQAVDVIRSEGNENIIIHQCPSGYPARLESINLNIIKTLKQMFPYPVAFSDHTPGWEMDVAALAVGANLLEKTITEDRCTRSVEHVFSLEPQDMRQFIQTIRDVETAFGGNRRILHAEELAKRKRIRRSVHLNQPVQAGQKLADVAVEFRRPGFGITPDQYEGLLQCTFNQALPVGTLLAPEHLRSSEG
- the hisH gene encoding imidazole glycerol phosphate synthase subunit HisH — translated: MSLRIGIADYGIGNMRSVCNAILAAGGQADIVTDPNALRRYDKLILPGVGAFGDAARQLQDSGMAAALTELQRAGKDIMGICLGMQLMCIDSSEDGLHQGLGWFDAHVRRFPDQLGQKVPHIGWNDLSFPRNHPVLLDLTAHPDVYFVHSYRVEATDATDVLAWCDYGEPFAAMIARDNLIGIQFHPEKSQRIGLAILKNFIITQTAVSVPREAEALAC
- a CDS encoding HisA/HisF-related TIM barrel protein, which translates into the protein MLKKRLIAVLILRDGQVVQSVRFKHTNVIHYDAVHAVECFNKWAVDELVMLNVSPDAASAKGFAEVVRNISGQCFVPLSAGGWITDASYAEELLRSGADKLVLNTAFHTQPELTQSLSARYGRQCIVASMDVKQHESGQATVMVNRGRDDTAISPVEWAKQVVALGAGEIFFNSIDHDGARKGYNLPILTEVCHAVDVPVIAFGGVFTWQHLVDGLNAGAQAAAAANIFHYTEHSTRKAKRYLVEAGIPVRSE
- a CDS encoding N-acetyl sugar amidotransferase, which translates into the protein MRYCARCLYPENAKPTIIFDDEGVCSGCRYHESRSRLEVDWASRLGMLEQILDEARRMAKARGNCHDCIIPVSGGKDSHYQVWLLKKKYGMNPLLVTFNHVYNSPAGLRNLSNLVEKSGCDLIRYTAGVDSVRRLSRFMLQTVGDLTWHYHGGIRTFPFQVAVKYNIPLIVWGEHGFAELTGIVSLEDFVEFTRWTRKEHDMRGYEPHDLIGKGGITLGDVAPYIYPSDEEIEKTEVRGIYLSNFVDWNAKEHAELMIREWDFAPVAYERDRSFNLHAKIEDHANDVHDYLKYLKFGYGRSTDDASMEIRHGRMTREEGIAQVAYYDHREPRTLETYCDFLGISKTEFYALVDNQRDPRIWARDASGAWAPLDSVCRHTIGEVEEKQRVKQVVDRTMSDANRHLYYNLANPPQPTGNPVLDVQSLKFNVM